In Sulfuritortus calidifontis, the sequence TCGGCGCCGATGCCGAAGGCGCGGCGACCATGAACGAGGTCGATTTCAAGGGCGCTGTGGCCCTGGTGCTGGGGGCGGAGGGCGAGGGCCTGCGCCGGCTCACCCGAGAGAACTGCGATGTCCTGGCCCGCATCCCCATGTTCGGCCAGGTCGAAAGCCTCAACGTCTCGGTCTCGGCCGGCGTCTGTCTGTACGAGGCGCGACGCCAGAGGACCTGATGACCATGGATACGCGCGAGGCCTGGTCCCTGATCAACGGCGCCGAGCTGCTGCACGGCCGGACCGAGATCGAGCTGACCCTCGATCGCCTGGCCGGCCAGATCACCGCTGCCCTGGCCGACGAGTGCCCGCTGGTGCTGTGCATCATGGGCGGCGGCGTGGTTTTCGCCGGCGAACTGCTGCCGCGCCTGGGTTTTCCCCTGGAATTCGACTACCTGCATGCCACCCGCTATCGCGGCGGCCTGTGCGGCGGTGAGATCGAATGGGCGGTGCTGCCGCGCACCCCGGTCGCCGGTCGGGTTGTGCTGGTGCTGGATGACATCCTGGACGAGGGCCATACCCTGGCCGCGACCAAGGCCAAGCTCCTGGAAATGGGCGCGGCGCGGGTCGAGATCGCCGTCCTGACCGAAAAGCTGCTGGATCACGACAAGCCGGTGGCGCCGGACTATGTCGGCCTGCGCCTGCCCAATCGTTTTGTCTTTGGCATGGGCATGGACGTCCACGGCATGTGGCGCAACCTGCCCGCGATCTACGCCATGAAGGAGAAGGACTAATGCTCGCAATCATCGGTGGCACCGGCCTGACCAAGCTGTCGGGCATGAATATCACCCACCGCCAGGTCATTCGCACGCCT encodes:
- a CDS encoding hypoxanthine-guanine phosphoribosyltransferase; translation: MDTREAWSLINGAELLHGRTEIELTLDRLAGQITAALADECPLVLCIMGGGVVFAGELLPRLGFPLEFDYLHATRYRGGLCGGEIEWAVLPRTPVAGRVVLVLDDILDEGHTLAATKAKLLEMGAARVEIAVLTEKLLDHDKPVAPDYVGLRLPNRFVFGMGMDVHGMWRNLPAIYAMKEKD